The bacterium genome window below encodes:
- a CDS encoding FliA/WhiG family RNA polymerase sigma factor, translating to MPADRSASLWSRFLKNKADLKVRDELAKSYFFLVESETRRMLARLPARAYWEKKDDLGSAGVIGLLQALDHFQPPKEKRSDPGRAFEAYARFRIRGQMFDELRTLDFAKRNLRKQARTIQEAERKLEAKLGRSPREEETAKAIGIPLDELYEWIAEINMLNLLSLDAQRVEGGEGKTWAEILPDTRAENPLDKVEKQEKIELVSLALGRLGEPEQKVLHLYYVELLTFKEIGKVLRVSESRVCQIHHMAVYRLQELVDERGLHANSQGRQRLSDH from the coding sequence ATGCCCGCGGATCGTTCGGCGTCCCTCTGGTCAAGGTTCCTCAAAAATAAAGCCGATCTCAAGGTGCGGGACGAGCTCGCGAAGAGTTATTTTTTTCTCGTGGAATCAGAGACCCGGAGAATGTTGGCGCGGTTACCAGCAAGGGCTTACTGGGAGAAAAAGGACGATCTTGGGTCCGCGGGCGTCATTGGGCTCCTTCAAGCCTTGGATCATTTTCAACCCCCAAAAGAGAAGCGGAGCGATCCGGGAAGGGCATTCGAGGCCTATGCCCGCTTCAGGATCCGTGGACAAATGTTCGATGAGTTGCGGACCCTTGATTTTGCCAAAAGGAACCTCCGAAAGCAGGCCAGGACCATCCAGGAGGCCGAACGGAAATTAGAGGCCAAACTGGGCCGGTCTCCGCGGGAAGAAGAAACGGCCAAAGCCATCGGTATTCCGTTGGATGAGTTGTATGAATGGATAGCTGAAATCAATATGTTGAACCTTCTTTCCTTGGATGCCCAAAGGGTCGAGGGGGGGGAAGGGAAGACCTGGGCAGAAATACTGCCTGACACGCGTGCCGAAAATCCCCTTGATAAAGTTGAGAAACAAGAGAAAATTGAACTTGTTTCCCTTGCCTTGGGTCGGTTGGGCGAACCAGAACAGAAAGTCCTCCACCTCTATTATGTGGAATTACTCACTTTCAAGGAGATCGGTAAGGTCCTCCGGGTGAGCGAGTCCAGGGTTTGCCAGATTCATCACATGGCCGTTTATCGTTTGCAGGAACTCGTGGACGAAAGGGGGCTGCATGCCAACAGCCAAGGACGCCAACGGCTATCTGACCATTAA
- the flhF gene encoding flagellar biosynthesis protein FlhF, with product MRIRRYEAPTIQEALMKVKKDLGPEAVILYTKTFRKGGVMGLFGRPMAEITAGVDLNLLDDVAKRKASLSPVVAERAEASIPKAMVKSPAIPQSAPTGTLDPNRIKVKALQRELNEMKTSSVASALRDMNQLDPSALLSPGFARLRKKLSKQEVEEFLIQKMIKGMMTENVDPDRSDEVYRWIHQFVGNALKIAGPGPASQYQKVLAFVGPTGVGKTTTLAKLAARFNLMERKKVAMITADTYRIAATEQLKTYGRIMGIPVEVAESAEDVPTILAKYRSMDLVLIDTAGRSPSSDDQLEELKYFISKSQADEIHLVLSATTKYLDMIRIIERFGSAVPLNRMIFTKLDETRFYGAFLNLMNNFQIPLSFYSTGQNVPDDLEVPEVHSLAERISKMLLS from the coding sequence ATGAGAATCCGTCGATATGAGGCGCCGACGATCCAAGAGGCCTTGATGAAGGTAAAGAAAGATTTGGGGCCTGAAGCGGTCATTCTTTACACCAAGACCTTCCGGAAGGGAGGGGTCATGGGACTGTTTGGCCGGCCCATGGCGGAGATCACCGCAGGGGTCGATCTGAATCTTCTGGATGATGTGGCTAAAAGAAAGGCGTCCTTATCCCCGGTGGTGGCTGAAAGGGCCGAAGCGTCCATCCCCAAAGCCATGGTCAAATCACCTGCGATCCCACAGAGCGCTCCGACGGGGACATTGGACCCGAACCGGATCAAGGTCAAGGCGCTCCAACGTGAATTGAATGAAATGAAAACATCGAGTGTGGCATCGGCCCTCCGCGATATGAACCAACTGGATCCGTCCGCTCTTTTATCCCCGGGGTTCGCCCGTTTGAGGAAAAAATTGAGCAAACAAGAGGTGGAGGAGTTCTTAATTCAAAAAATGATCAAAGGTATGATGACCGAGAACGTGGATCCGGACCGCTCGGACGAGGTCTATCGATGGATTCATCAATTCGTGGGCAATGCCCTGAAGATCGCCGGTCCTGGGCCCGCGTCCCAGTACCAAAAGGTTTTGGCTTTTGTTGGCCCGACGGGTGTCGGTAAGACGACGACTTTGGCTAAATTGGCCGCCCGTTTTAACCTGATGGAACGTAAAAAGGTGGCGATGATCACGGCGGACACTTACCGAATTGCCGCCACCGAGCAATTGAAGACCTACGGACGAATCATGGGTATACCCGTGGAAGTCGCCGAGTCGGCCGAGGATGTTCCAACGATACTTGCCAAGTACCGTTCGATGGACCTGGTCCTTATCGATACGGCCGGTCGGAGTCCATCGAGCGATGATCAATTGGAAGAATTGAAGTATTTCATCTCCAAAAGCCAAGCGGACGAGATCCATTTGGTCCTTTCCGCCACCACGAAATACCTCGATATGATCCGGATCATTGAGCGGTTCGGGTCCGCTGTTCCATTGAATCGGATGATCTTCACAAAACTGGACGAGACCCGTTTTTACGGAGCTTTTTTGAATTTAATGAATAATTTCCAGATACCGCTTTCGTTTTATTCCACGGGTCAGAACGTACCGGACGACCTGGAAGTGCCTGAGGTCCACTCCTTGGCGGAGAGAATCTCGAAGATGCTCTTAAGCTAG
- a CDS encoding EscU/YscU/HrcU family type III secretion system export apparatus switch protein, with translation MSPEARPRRKPARKTAVALQYDRAKGGAPKVVAKGSGLIAERLIQMAKDHRIPIREDKLLVEALEQLNVNQEIPPELYQVVAEILVSVYRAENNLKQSK, from the coding sequence ATGAGCCCGGAGGCGCGTCCAAGACGCAAGCCGGCTCGAAAGACGGCGGTCGCACTTCAATATGATAGGGCCAAGGGTGGCGCGCCGAAGGTGGTGGCCAAGGGTAGCGGGTTGATCGCCGAACGGTTGATCCAAATGGCAAAGGATCATCGGATCCCGATCCGGGAAGACAAATTGCTTGTGGAGGCGCTGGAACAATTGAACGTGAACCAAGAAATTCCTCCCGAACTTTATCAGGTGGTGGCGGAGATCCTGGTTTCGGTCTATCGGGCCGAAAATAATTTGAAGCAGTCAAAATAA
- a CDS encoding FapA family protein: MPTAKDANGYLTIKTQSDGIFLTVFPPVGKGVKATLDDLKREIQKVNVTPDNPATLSAILQQASGKPQKIAEIKKVPGQENVFVEISDDEMQAKLTVVPPQSEKDHFTNIDDVRGALQRRGVVYGLDENKMAELSAKLSQFEGAKNINEPIEMDIALGTPVTNGEDARLEILYSQTPQEATPAAPEETEDGRVDYRAAHKIDNTAKGTLLARKIPPTKGLTGMTVTGKTLPAIDGKDVDVTMGKGVVVNPENKDEWIADNDGQVIIKDNKISVLAIYEVPGDVNLSTGNIDFVGTVTVRGDVKDGFKVFAGEDLIVNGVVEGAELKCNGKLSIAGGVSGNDKAKIVCGGDANIKYIRNAIVEVAGSLTSSQAIMHSKVTVGKKVNVSGQKGVIVGGQVIAGEHVHAASIGSNFATPTEIVVGEAVGLRDELQKMDIELKASLENLDKTKKGIQFLKDLQTKMGGNLPPEKKELLTKLTRAQFKLMADSKSMAEKKQELERKDQEGAEDRRRHAKVTCMGVIHTGVKITVNKASRQISEELKYCTLTESGGEVKVGPFKGN; the protein is encoded by the coding sequence ATGCCAACAGCCAAGGACGCCAACGGCTATCTGACCATTAAGACCCAATCCGATGGTATTTTTTTGACCGTTTTTCCCCCTGTTGGAAAAGGGGTCAAGGCAACTTTGGACGACCTGAAAAGGGAGATCCAAAAGGTGAACGTGACCCCGGACAATCCGGCCACACTCTCGGCGATCCTCCAACAAGCTTCAGGAAAACCCCAAAAGATCGCGGAGATCAAGAAGGTACCAGGTCAGGAGAATGTCTTCGTTGAGATCAGCGACGATGAAATGCAAGCCAAACTTACGGTTGTCCCGCCCCAGAGCGAAAAGGATCATTTCACCAACATCGATGACGTCCGAGGCGCACTCCAGCGTAGGGGGGTGGTCTATGGGCTTGACGAGAACAAAATGGCCGAGCTGTCCGCCAAGTTAAGCCAGTTCGAGGGCGCCAAGAATATCAATGAGCCGATCGAGATGGATATCGCGCTTGGCACCCCTGTTACCAATGGGGAGGACGCCCGGCTCGAGATACTTTATTCGCAGACGCCCCAGGAGGCGACGCCCGCCGCACCCGAAGAGACGGAAGACGGGCGGGTCGATTATCGTGCCGCCCACAAGATCGACAATACCGCCAAAGGAACCTTGCTCGCCCGCAAAATCCCACCGACCAAAGGGCTGACGGGCATGACGGTCACTGGCAAGACCCTTCCGGCCATCGATGGCAAGGATGTGGATGTGACCATGGGAAAAGGGGTGGTGGTCAATCCCGAGAACAAGGATGAATGGATCGCTGATAATGATGGACAGGTCATCATCAAGGACAACAAGATCTCGGTCCTGGCCATTTATGAAGTTCCGGGCGATGTCAACCTTTCGACCGGGAACATCGACTTTGTGGGGACGGTGACCGTTCGGGGCGATGTGAAGGACGGGTTCAAGGTCTTTGCAGGCGAAGATCTGATCGTCAATGGCGTGGTTGAGGGAGCGGAATTGAAATGCAATGGGAAATTATCGATCGCCGGAGGGGTCAGCGGCAACGATAAGGCCAAAATCGTTTGCGGTGGCGACGCTAATATTAAATACATCCGTAATGCCATCGTGGAGGTGGCTGGAAGTTTGACATCGAGCCAAGCGATCATGCACAGCAAGGTAACGGTGGGTAAGAAGGTCAATGTATCCGGCCAAAAGGGCGTTATTGTGGGCGGCCAGGTCATCGCAGGTGAACATGTCCATGCCGCCTCGATAGGCTCGAATTTTGCAACACCCACGGAGATCGTCGTGGGCGAGGCGGTGGGACTTCGGGACGAGCTTCAAAAAATGGACATCGAATTGAAGGCGTCGCTGGAAAACCTGGACAAAACAAAGAAGGGAATCCAATTCCTTAAGGATCTTCAGACCAAAATGGGGGGGAACCTTCCTCCTGAAAAAAAGGAACTACTGACAAAATTGACGCGGGCTCAATTCAAGTTGATGGCGGACAGCAAGAGTATGGCCGAGAAGAAGCAGGAATTGGAGCGGAAGGACCAGGAAGGCGCCGAAGATAGGAGGCGCCATGCGAAGGTCACTTGCATGGGTGTCATCCACACGGGCGTCAAGATCACCGTCAACAAAGCCAGCCGCCAGATCTCGGAAGAATTGAAATATTGCACATTGACCGAGTCCGGTGGTGAGGTCAAGGTCGGTCCATTCAAAGGGAATTGA
- a CDS encoding fibronectin type III domain-containing protein gives MANRLLTLYFLVVFAVYLPVFAAFDKGGVSGIGARPLGMGGAFSTIADSGDAVFYNPAGLVQVLRPEISGMGSVLLNGKEDLFELAYVQPFGDQMAWALSTQQLFFTDGSENERLYIGTFAAPLAVDKSISFGINIKLYGVDSATQPGQQASGLGLDMGFLYHLPILDPRYGKQFNIGLSAEDLDTKIRYQAGNEDPIPLRVRGGISYEFTDDLVCAFEFSDFNDPNLANHNTLLLAGIEGWFFEDQLGLRTGYTGFQTLDGQFTAGISYRSKTWGIDYAYIGHAQFLGSSHRISAKWMFGDSFLGKVKSFIPEGVNAVVEGDIISLRWTNSPSLSLAGYNVYFSKTSGGGYIKINQKPIKGNYYSLHGLEKNTNYYFVVTSVTNTVPPTESQYSMEVVAGTTSAPVAPAVVQSEVQNEGVIDIAKQEGMSGWGDPGKSGLKGYNVYISEVSGGRFDKVNAQPLGNVPTYLVRKLKVGQRYYFTFTSVSADGVESAHSKEVSAVALPYNTVVQPAGK, from the coding sequence ATGGCCAATAGGCTTTTAACCCTTTACTTTTTGGTCGTTTTTGCCGTTTATTTGCCTGTTTTTGCGGCCTTTGACAAGGGTGGAGTTTCAGGGATCGGCGCCCGCCCGTTGGGTATGGGCGGGGCGTTTAGTACGATCGCCGATTCAGGCGACGCTGTTTTTTACAATCCGGCGGGGTTGGTCCAGGTCCTGAGGCCGGAAATCTCCGGTATGGGATCGGTCCTTTTGAACGGTAAAGAGGACCTTTTTGAATTGGCCTATGTCCAGCCATTCGGGGACCAGATGGCGTGGGCCCTTTCTACGCAACAGTTGTTCTTTACGGACGGCTCGGAGAACGAGCGTTTATACATCGGGACTTTTGCGGCCCCCTTGGCAGTGGATAAGTCGATCTCCTTTGGCATCAATATCAAACTGTATGGTGTGGATTCCGCTACCCAGCCTGGTCAACAAGCCAGCGGGTTGGGGTTGGATATGGGGTTTTTATACCACTTGCCGATATTGGACCCCCGTTATGGCAAGCAGTTCAATATCGGTCTTTCGGCGGAGGATCTGGACACCAAGATCCGCTATCAAGCCGGAAATGAGGACCCCATTCCTTTGCGGGTGAGGGGCGGGATCAGTTACGAATTTACCGATGACCTAGTCTGTGCTTTTGAATTCTCCGATTTTAACGACCCGAACCTTGCCAATCACAACACGCTTCTTCTTGCTGGGATCGAAGGGTGGTTCTTCGAGGATCAATTGGGCTTGAGAACGGGTTACACCGGTTTTCAAACGCTTGATGGGCAATTTACCGCAGGAATCAGTTATCGATCCAAGACCTGGGGCATCGATTACGCCTATATTGGTCATGCGCAGTTTTTGGGTTCCTCCCACCGTATTTCAGCCAAGTGGATGTTCGGCGATTCCTTCCTGGGCAAGGTGAAAAGCTTTATTCCGGAAGGCGTCAATGCCGTAGTGGAAGGGGACATCATTTCCTTGCGTTGGACGAATTCACCATCCCTTTCTTTGGCCGGATACAATGTTTATTTCAGCAAAACATCGGGTGGCGGATACATCAAGATCAACCAGAAGCCGATAAAAGGTAATTACTATTCCTTGCATGGACTGGAAAAGAACACTAATTATTATTTCGTCGTGACTTCTGTCACCAATACGGTGCCCCCTACGGAAAGCCAATATTCCATGGAAGTGGTGGCTGGAACGACTTCTGCCCCTGTGGCGCCGGCAGTGGTCCAAAGTGAGGTGCAGAACGAAGGAGTCATCGATATCGCCAAGCAAGAGGGTATGTCGGGATGGGGTGATCCAGGTAAGAGTGGTCTCAAAGGCTACAATGTCTACATTTCCGAGGTTTCGGGAGGTCGCTTTGACAAGGTCAATGCGCAGCCTTTGGGCAATGTCCCGACCTACTTGGTCCGAAAGTTGAAAGTCGGACAACGTTACTACTTTACGTTCACGTCCGTTTCTGCGGATGGTGTTGAGAGCGCGCATTCGAAAGAGGTTTCAGCGGTTGCTTTACCCTATAACACGGTCGTTCAACCGGCCGGTAAATAA
- the flhA gene encoding flagellar biosynthesis protein FlhA, with protein sequence MDGRMPEVSSVNPTQNNNQDLFVALGVILVVLMLIIPLPSIFLDILISFNITMALVVALITMYTLEPLHFSIFPTLLLITTIFRVALNISATRLILLHGQDGADAAGRVIESVGKFVVGGDYWVGFVVFLILIIVQFVVITSGAQRVAEVAARFTLDAMPGKQMAIDADLNSGLITDDQARKRRKEVEREADFYGAMDGASKFVRGDAIAAIVIVIVNILGGFAVGFFKYGMPMGAVLQRYTLLTIGDGLATQIPALLLSFATGVVVTRAASESNLGTDLIKQIISVPRALWLTAAVMFIAGLVPGLPNFAFLFISIVTATLAYFVERSLRLEAEEVAESEKAQVGPEKRKEPENVTSLLQVDHLEVEIGYSLIPLVDEAQGGDLLERITGIRRQMATDLGLVVPPIRIRDNMQLQPAEYVIKIKGVEVSRWKIMPGHLLAMSTNPNMPKIEGIETREPTFNLVSYWITDEEKGTAEQAGYSVVDASTVVATHLTEIIRNHAHEFLTRQAVAKLVDTVKKDSPTVVDELVPAQFSVGDLQKVLQNLLREHIPIRDMETILESLADHVRETKDVQILTEYARKGLARSITKLYQSTDGKVYGLTVDPRLEKKIMDSVQSAETGNLSALDPKILQNLFRSLSQGIEKMAGAGRQPIVLCSPAVRPYFKKIIERFIPHLTVISFSELLPRTEIQSLGSIEAPE encoded by the coding sequence ATGGACGGTCGTATGCCTGAAGTTAGTAGCGTCAATCCCACTCAAAACAATAACCAAGATCTTTTTGTGGCGCTGGGCGTCATCTTGGTCGTTTTGATGTTGATCATTCCACTTCCCTCGATCTTTTTGGACATCCTGATCTCATTCAATATCACCATGGCTCTCGTGGTGGCTTTGATCACGATGTATACCTTGGAGCCCCTCCACTTTTCTATTTTTCCCACCCTTTTGCTCATTACGACCATCTTCCGTGTGGCCCTTAATATTTCGGCTACTCGATTGATCCTTTTACATGGGCAGGATGGCGCGGATGCGGCCGGACGTGTGATCGAATCCGTCGGTAAATTCGTGGTGGGGGGGGATTACTGGGTCGGGTTCGTCGTCTTCTTGATCCTCATCATCGTCCAGTTCGTTGTCATCACGAGTGGCGCTCAACGGGTCGCCGAAGTGGCCGCCCGGTTCACCTTGGATGCGATGCCGGGAAAGCAAATGGCGATCGATGCGGACTTAAATTCGGGCCTGATCACGGACGATCAGGCCCGTAAACGCCGCAAAGAGGTCGAGCGGGAAGCGGACTTCTACGGGGCTATGGATGGTGCCAGTAAATTCGTCCGAGGGGACGCTATTGCCGCCATTGTGATCGTGATCGTCAACATTTTGGGCGGATTTGCCGTTGGATTCTTTAAATACGGCATGCCAATGGGGGCGGTCCTTCAACGCTACACGCTCCTGACCATCGGTGATGGTTTGGCCACCCAGATTCCGGCCCTTCTGCTTTCTTTCGCGACCGGTGTGGTGGTCACACGTGCGGCTTCGGAAAGCAATCTCGGCACGGATCTCATCAAACAGATCATTTCCGTTCCGAGGGCGCTTTGGTTGACGGCGGCGGTCATGTTCATTGCGGGTCTCGTCCCTGGATTGCCAAACTTCGCATTTTTGTTCATTTCGATCGTTACGGCGACATTGGCTTATTTTGTCGAGAGATCCCTGCGCTTGGAAGCGGAAGAGGTCGCTGAGAGTGAAAAGGCTCAGGTGGGACCGGAAAAGCGGAAAGAACCCGAGAATGTAACGAGTCTCCTTCAAGTGGACCATCTAGAGGTGGAGATAGGTTATAGCCTGATCCCGTTGGTGGATGAAGCTCAAGGCGGGGATCTACTGGAGAGGATCACGGGGATCAGGCGTCAAATGGCGACCGATCTTGGACTTGTGGTGCCTCCGATCCGAATCCGGGACAACATGCAATTACAACCCGCCGAATATGTCATCAAGATCAAGGGTGTCGAAGTTTCGCGTTGGAAGATCATGCCCGGGCATTTATTGGCCATGTCCACCAATCCCAACATGCCGAAGATCGAAGGGATCGAGACGAGGGAGCCGACATTCAATTTGGTCTCCTATTGGATCACGGATGAGGAGAAGGGAACGGCCGAACAGGCCGGATATTCGGTGGTGGATGCTTCGACGGTCGTGGCGACCCACTTGACCGAAATCATCCGCAATCATGCCCATGAGTTCCTGACCCGACAGGCCGTTGCGAAACTCGTGGATACGGTCAAGAAGGATTCGCCGACGGTCGTCGATGAGTTGGTGCCGGCCCAGTTCAGCGTAGGTGATCTTCAAAAAGTCCTTCAAAATCTGTTGCGGGAACATATTCCGATCCGGGATATGGAAACGATCTTGGAATCATTGGCAGATCATGTTCGTGAAACGAAGGACGTCCAGATCCTGACCGAATATGCCCGAAAAGGATTGGCCCGTTCTATCACGAAACTTTACCAATCTACCGATGGGAAGGTTTATGGGCTAACGGTGGATCCCCGGTTGGAAAAAAAGATCATGGATTCGGTCCAATCCGCAGAAACCGGGAATCTTTCGGCCTTAGACCCGAAGATACTTCAAAATTTATTCCGTAGCCTTTCCCAAGGTATTGAGAAAATGGCTGGAGCTGGGCGTCAACCCATTGTCCTTTGCTCGCCGGCGGTACGGCCCTACTTCAAAAAAATAATCGAACGTTTTATACCGCATCTGACCGTGATTTCTTTCAGCGAATTACTTCCCCGGACCGAAATTCAATCCTTGGGGTCCATCGAGGCCCCTGAATGA
- the flhB gene encoding flagellar biosynthesis protein FlhB has translation MADPSKTEKATPRRLQEAREKGQVARSVEVNSALVLLGALFAFRFAGPYMIESMGRLSSFCYRNLDVSFDMENVYAMVLFYMTEVFKIIAPVLGVVLVVGLLSNYLQVGVLFTMKPLVPKFTNINPVTGFQKLFSRRSLVEFIKSLMKLFLVGIIAFFGMKEALAQLVPTMDMQGSESLKFVGKLTLGILDWIIFAFVILALMDYFYQRWEYQDGLKMTKQEIKDEFKQSEGDPMIKARIRQIQREMARRRMFESIPKADVVITNPTHVAVALQYKDGMQAPMVLAKGERVIAERIKEMARKHGVPIVENPPLARAILKQCPVGAPISSDLFGAVAEVLAFVYRLNQKRREGMPAPG, from the coding sequence ATGGCAGATCCATCCAAAACCGAAAAAGCGACCCCGCGGCGGCTCCAGGAAGCGAGGGAAAAGGGACAGGTCGCCAGGTCCGTTGAGGTCAATTCGGCCTTAGTTCTCTTGGGAGCCTTGTTTGCTTTTCGGTTCGCGGGACCTTATATGATCGAATCCATGGGCAGGTTATCGTCTTTTTGCTATCGCAATTTGGACGTGTCTTTTGACATGGAAAATGTTTACGCCATGGTTCTCTTTTATATGACGGAGGTTTTTAAGATCATCGCCCCTGTCCTGGGTGTCGTCCTAGTGGTAGGTCTGCTTTCCAATTACCTTCAAGTTGGGGTCCTTTTTACAATGAAACCCCTGGTCCCCAAGTTCACCAATATCAATCCAGTGACCGGGTTCCAAAAGCTTTTTTCTCGGCGTTCCCTGGTGGAGTTCATTAAGTCGCTGATGAAGCTTTTTTTGGTCGGGATCATCGCTTTTTTTGGAATGAAAGAAGCCCTTGCCCAATTGGTACCGACCATGGATATGCAGGGGAGCGAGTCGCTAAAATTCGTCGGAAAGTTGACCTTGGGGATCCTGGACTGGATCATTTTCGCTTTCGTGATCCTGGCCCTGATGGATTATTTTTATCAACGATGGGAATACCAGGACGGCCTCAAGATGACAAAACAAGAGATCAAGGACGAGTTCAAACAATCTGAGGGCGATCCTATGATCAAAGCCCGAATCCGACAGATCCAGAGGGAAATGGCCCGGCGCAGGATGTTCGAATCCATTCCAAAAGCGGATGTGGTCATTACAAATCCGACCCACGTGGCGGTGGCGCTCCAGTACAAGGATGGAATGCAGGCCCCGATGGTTCTCGCGAAAGGAGAAAGGGTGATCGCGGAGCGGATCAAGGAAATGGCCCGGAAGCATGGTGTTCCCATCGTGGAAAATCCTCCCTTGGCCCGGGCGATCCTGAAGCAATGTCCTGTTGGAGCCCCGATCTCTTCGGACCTTTTTGGGGCCGTCGCCGAAGTGTTGGCTTTCGTTTACCGTTTGAACCAGAAAAGACGGGAGGGTATGCCCGCCCCAGGTTAA
- a CDS encoding flagellar hook-basal body protein, which translates to MPSGLYIAASGMDSTLLRQNVIANNLANVDTVGFKQDRTADLAFPTYLIARIHDQKMSVLDGTAEVRPALGFAGGGVVPQEVAIDHSQGAHLETKAPLDFALNGQGFFSVLDPSGKTLLTRDGSFNLDGNQRLVTKDGLPVLGHNGEIYIDGNQVTVDEEGNISVDGKGLDQLLVVKVQDPGGLKKIGHSLFEVRPGNKIDMAPDNIQVQQGFLEQSNVNAISEMVNMIDTYRSYELNSKIISTYDHLMNQAATQIGSLRV; encoded by the coding sequence ATGCCCAGTGGTCTTTATATCGCAGCGTCGGGGATGGACTCGACCTTGCTTCGCCAAAATGTGATCGCGAACAATTTGGCGAATGTCGATACGGTCGGGTTTAAACAAGATCGGACCGCCGACCTCGCCTTCCCGACCTACTTGATCGCCAGGATCCATGATCAAAAAATGTCGGTCCTGGATGGGACCGCCGAGGTTCGCCCTGCCCTGGGATTTGCTGGGGGAGGCGTGGTACCTCAAGAAGTGGCGATCGATCATTCCCAAGGTGCTCATTTAGAAACAAAAGCTCCCTTGGATTTTGCTTTGAATGGACAAGGATTTTTTTCGGTTCTCGATCCTTCCGGGAAAACCCTTCTGACAAGGGATGGGAGTTTTAACCTGGATGGGAATCAAAGACTGGTCACCAAAGATGGGTTGCCCGTGCTGGGACACAATGGGGAAATATACATCGATGGGAACCAAGTAACGGTCGATGAAGAGGGGAACATTAGCGTTGACGGAAAAGGATTGGATCAGCTCTTGGTGGTCAAGGTCCAGGACCCGGGAGGTCTTAAGAAGATAGGCCATTCGCTTTTTGAGGTCCGGCCGGGGAATAAAATTGATATGGCCCCGGACAACATCCAGGTCCAGCAAGGTTTTTTGGAACAATCCAACGTCAATGCGATAAGCGAAATGGTCAATATGATCGACACTTATCGATCTTACGAACTTAATTCGAAGATCATTTCTACCTACGATCATTTGATGAATCAAGCCGCGACGCAGATAGGAAGTTTGAGGGTCTGA
- a CDS encoding MinD/ParA family protein: MEKADNNAPKEVQLTPGRSKIIAVTSGKGGVGKTNVSVNLALAMGAKGQRVLLFDADMGLANVDVMLGLMPTYNLLHVLNGQKELHEILTDGPEGIKIIAAGSGGVQELADLSETQRARFLDALVRMRNDVDVILIDTGAGLQRNVLAFALSADEVVVVTTPEPTALMDAYGMIKILNRERKNPLVRVVVNMAGSQNEADEAGKKLVVLSKRFLNLDVDYRGFIPRDMGMVRAVKEQRPILLSSPMNPAALQLSRLADGLLTSGPVEGDGSLLNFFKKVTRIFGAKEA, encoded by the coding sequence ATGGAGAAGGCTGATAATAATGCCCCGAAAGAGGTCCAACTTACGCCTGGCCGCTCGAAGATCATCGCGGTCACGAGCGGAAAGGGCGGGGTTGGAAAAACGAATGTTTCTGTGAATTTAGCCTTGGCTATGGGGGCCAAAGGGCAAAGAGTCCTGCTTTTTGACGCGGATATGGGACTTGCGAATGTTGACGTGATGCTGGGGTTGATGCCGACTTACAATCTTTTGCATGTTCTGAACGGACAAAAGGAACTGCACGAGATCCTGACCGACGGTCCGGAAGGCATCAAGATCATAGCGGCCGGTTCCGGAGGAGTCCAGGAATTGGCCGACCTTTCCGAAACCCAGCGCGCCAGGTTCCTGGATGCCCTGGTCCGGATGCGCAACGACGTCGATGTCATCCTGATCGACACGGGAGCTGGCCTTCAAAGAAATGTCCTGGCTTTCGCGTTATCGGCGGATGAGGTGGTTGTTGTGACCACGCCGGAACCGACGGCTTTGATGGACGCCTATGGCATGATCAAGATACTGAACCGCGAAAGAAAAAACCCTTTAGTGAGGGTCGTGGTCAACATGGCCGGTTCCCAAAATGAAGCGGATGAAGCGGGAAAAAAACTGGTGGTCCTTTCGAAACGATTCCTCAATTTGGACGTTGATTACCGGGGTTTTATACCCCGGGACATGGGTATGGTCCGAGCGGTCAAAGAACAAAGGCCTATTCTTTTGTCGTCTCCGATGAACCCGGCTGCATTACAATTATCGCGACTGGCCGATGGTCTTTTGACGAGTGGCCCTGTGGAAGGGGATGGATCACTCCTGAATTTTTTTAAAAAGGTCACCCGGATCTTCGGGGCAAAAGAGGCGTGA